A single window of Toxotes jaculatrix isolate fToxJac2 chromosome 4, fToxJac2.pri, whole genome shotgun sequence DNA harbors:
- the suz12b gene encoding polycomb protein suz12-B isoform X1, with translation MPSARSSGHIMSGSSCKANGAVYPASSAMMNSVKKPKMEQIQADRELFLQAFEKPTQIYRFLRTRNLIAPIFLHRTLTFMSHRNGRTNARRKTFKVDDMLQTVEKMKGEQDSPSLSSHLQLTFTGFFHKDEKPSQISENEQNSVSLEVLLVKVCHKKRKDVSCPIKQVPTGKKQVPLNPDSNQTKPGSYPSLLVSSNEFEPSNSHMVKSYSLLFRVSRTGRRDTNGLVNGEANENIDVTDTPTRKKRSSSHREEGETTETYVAQMTVFDKNRRLQLLDGEYEVSMQGMEDSPVSKKQATWETILDGKRLPPFETFSQGPTLQFTLRWTGDASGKSTAPVAKPLATRNSDSSSPMETRTSNHRAALMTVKESVSTDIQTRKEQVPCEPRQKLRIFYQFLYNNNTRQQTEARDDLHCPWCTLNCSKLYSLLKHLKLSHSRFIFSYVPDPKGARIDVSINECYDGSYVGNPQDIHSQPGFAFSRNGPVKRTAVTHILVCRPKRTKPSLSEFLESEDGELEQQRTYVSGHNRLYFHSDSCMPLRPQEMDVDSEDERDPEWLREKTATQLDEFTDVNEGEKEVMKLWNLHVMKHGFIADNQMNQAIMLFVENRGAHIIRRNLCRNFLLHLVSMHDFNLVSTATIDRAMARLRQIQEELPDTEEEQQDQTLISAGACNGNAVTSSGGKQGKRTKSALTD, from the exons ATGCCATCAGCCAGG AGCTCAGGTCATATTATGAGTGGGTCGAGTTGCAAAGCTAACGGCGCTGTGTACCCTGCCTCATCAGCAATGATGAACTCTGTGAAGAAGCCGAAGATGGAGCAGATTCAGGCCGACCGTGAGCTGTTCCTACAGGCCTTTGAAA AACCCACTCAGATATACAGATTTCTCCGCACAAGGAACTTGATTGCA CCCATATTTTTGCACAGGACGCTCACCTTCATGTCTCACAGAAATGGCCGAACAAATGCCAGGAG GAAAACATTCAAAGTGGATGATATGTTGCAGACAGTGGAGAAGATGAAGGGAGAGCAGGATTCTCCAAG CTTGTCTTCACATCTACAGTTAACCTTCACTGGGTTCTTCCATAAGGATG AAAAGCCATCTCAGAtttcagaaaatgaacaaaattcAGTGTCCTTAGAGGTGCTACTCGTCAAAGTCTGCCATAAAAAACGCAAG GATGTCAGCTGCCCGATAAAGCAAGTGCCTACAGGTAAAAAGCAGGTGCCTTTGAATCCTGACAGTAACCAAACCAAGCCTGGCTCCTACCCTTCCTTACTGGTGTCCAGCAACGAGTTTGAGCCCAGCAACAGCCACATGGTGAAGTCCTATTCGCTCCTGTTCAGGGTGTCGCGCACAGGGAGGAGGGATACTAATGGTCTAGTCAACGGAGAAGCTAACGAAAACATTG ATGTAACAGATACTCCTACTAGAAAGAAGAGAAGTTCTTCCCatagagaggagggagagaccaCAGAGACATATGTTGCACAGATGACTGTCTTTGATAAGAATAG GAGattgcagctgctggatggGGAGTACGAGGTGTCGATGCAAGGAATGGAGGACAGCCCTGTGAGCAAGAAGCAAGCCACATGGGAAACCATTCTTGATGGGAAG AGACTGCCACCATTTGAGACATTTTCTCAGGGACCCACATTGCAGTTCACACTGCGTTGGACAGGTGATGCCAGCGGAAAGTCCACTGCCCCCGTCGCAAAACCCCTTGCCACCCGCAACTCAGACAGCTCCAGCCCCATGGAGACAAGGACCAGCAACCACCGAGCTGCCCTCATGA CAGTGAAAGAGTCAGTCAGCACAGACATTCAGACGAGGAAAGAGCAGGTCCCGTGTGAGCCTCGGCAGAAGCTACGTATATTTTATCAG TTCTTGTACAACAATAACACGCGGCAGCAGACAGAGGCAAGAGATGATCTCCACTGTCCCTGGTGTACTCTCAACTGCAGCAAACTCTACAGCCTGCTCAAACACCTCAAACTCTCCCACTCCCGCTTCATCTTCAGCTATGTG cctgaCCCCAAAGGAGCAAGGATAGACGTGTCCATCAATGAGTGCTACGACGGCTCATACGTTGGCAACCCTCAGGACATCCACAGCCAGCCGGGCTTTGCTTTCAGCCGCAACGGCCCGGTCAAGAGGACCGCTGTCACTCACATACTGGTTTGCAG GCCCAAGAGGACCAAACCGAGTCTGTCAGAGTTCCTGGAGTCTGAGGACGGAGAGTTGGAGCAGCAGAGGACCTACGTCAGCGGACACAACCGCCTCTACTTCCACAGTGACAGCTGCATGCCCCTGCGGCCCCAGGAGATGGATGTGGACAGCGAGGATGAGAGAGATCCAGAGTGGCTCAGAGAGAAGACTGCCACA CAACTGGATGAGTTCACAGATGTCAacgagggagagaaggaggtgatGAAGCTGTGGAACCTGCACGTCATGAAGCATGG TTTCATAGCAGACAACCAGATGAATCAGGCCATCATGCTTTTCGTGGAGAACCGTGGTGCTCACATCATCCGCCGTAACCTCTGCCGCAACTTCCTCCTGCATCTAGTCAGCATGCACGATTTCAACCTGGTGAGCACAGCCACCATCGACCGTGCCATGGCCCGTCTGCGGCAGATCCAAGAAGAGCTGCCGGACAccgaggaggagcagcaggaccaGACTCTGATATCAGCAGGAGCCTGCAACGGCAACGCCGTCACCTCCAGTGGGGGAAAGCAGGGCAAGAGGACAAAAAGCGCGCTAACGGACTGA
- the suz12b gene encoding polycomb protein suz12-B isoform X2 gives MPSARSSGHIMSGSSCKANGAVYPASSAMMNSVKKPKMEQIQADRELFLQAFEKPTQIYRFLRTRNLIAPIFLHRTLTFMSHRNGRTNARRKTFKVDDMLQTVEKMKGEQDSPSLSSHLQLTFTGFFHKDEKPSQISENEQNSVSLEVLLVKVCHKKRKDVSCPIKQVPTGKKQVPLNPDSNQTKPGSYPSLLVSSNEFEPSNSHMVKSYSLLFRVSRTGRRDTNGLVNGEANENIDVTDTPTRKKRSSSHREEGETTETYVAQMTVFDKNRRLQLLDGEYEVSMQGMEDSPVSKKQATWETILDGKRLPPFETFSQGPTLQFTLRWTGDASGKSTAPVAKPLATRNSDSSSPMETRTSNHRAALMMKESVSTDIQTRKEQVPCEPRQKLRIFYQFLYNNNTRQQTEARDDLHCPWCTLNCSKLYSLLKHLKLSHSRFIFSYVPDPKGARIDVSINECYDGSYVGNPQDIHSQPGFAFSRNGPVKRTAVTHILVCRPKRTKPSLSEFLESEDGELEQQRTYVSGHNRLYFHSDSCMPLRPQEMDVDSEDERDPEWLREKTATQLDEFTDVNEGEKEVMKLWNLHVMKHGFIADNQMNQAIMLFVENRGAHIIRRNLCRNFLLHLVSMHDFNLVSTATIDRAMARLRQIQEELPDTEEEQQDQTLISAGACNGNAVTSSGGKQGKRTKSALTD, from the exons ATGCCATCAGCCAGG AGCTCAGGTCATATTATGAGTGGGTCGAGTTGCAAAGCTAACGGCGCTGTGTACCCTGCCTCATCAGCAATGATGAACTCTGTGAAGAAGCCGAAGATGGAGCAGATTCAGGCCGACCGTGAGCTGTTCCTACAGGCCTTTGAAA AACCCACTCAGATATACAGATTTCTCCGCACAAGGAACTTGATTGCA CCCATATTTTTGCACAGGACGCTCACCTTCATGTCTCACAGAAATGGCCGAACAAATGCCAGGAG GAAAACATTCAAAGTGGATGATATGTTGCAGACAGTGGAGAAGATGAAGGGAGAGCAGGATTCTCCAAG CTTGTCTTCACATCTACAGTTAACCTTCACTGGGTTCTTCCATAAGGATG AAAAGCCATCTCAGAtttcagaaaatgaacaaaattcAGTGTCCTTAGAGGTGCTACTCGTCAAAGTCTGCCATAAAAAACGCAAG GATGTCAGCTGCCCGATAAAGCAAGTGCCTACAGGTAAAAAGCAGGTGCCTTTGAATCCTGACAGTAACCAAACCAAGCCTGGCTCCTACCCTTCCTTACTGGTGTCCAGCAACGAGTTTGAGCCCAGCAACAGCCACATGGTGAAGTCCTATTCGCTCCTGTTCAGGGTGTCGCGCACAGGGAGGAGGGATACTAATGGTCTAGTCAACGGAGAAGCTAACGAAAACATTG ATGTAACAGATACTCCTACTAGAAAGAAGAGAAGTTCTTCCCatagagaggagggagagaccaCAGAGACATATGTTGCACAGATGACTGTCTTTGATAAGAATAG GAGattgcagctgctggatggGGAGTACGAGGTGTCGATGCAAGGAATGGAGGACAGCCCTGTGAGCAAGAAGCAAGCCACATGGGAAACCATTCTTGATGGGAAG AGACTGCCACCATTTGAGACATTTTCTCAGGGACCCACATTGCAGTTCACACTGCGTTGGACAGGTGATGCCAGCGGAAAGTCCACTGCCCCCGTCGCAAAACCCCTTGCCACCCGCAACTCAGACAGCTCCAGCCCCATGGAGACAAGGACCAGCAACCACCGAGCTGCCCTCATGA TGAAAGAGTCAGTCAGCACAGACATTCAGACGAGGAAAGAGCAGGTCCCGTGTGAGCCTCGGCAGAAGCTACGTATATTTTATCAG TTCTTGTACAACAATAACACGCGGCAGCAGACAGAGGCAAGAGATGATCTCCACTGTCCCTGGTGTACTCTCAACTGCAGCAAACTCTACAGCCTGCTCAAACACCTCAAACTCTCCCACTCCCGCTTCATCTTCAGCTATGTG cctgaCCCCAAAGGAGCAAGGATAGACGTGTCCATCAATGAGTGCTACGACGGCTCATACGTTGGCAACCCTCAGGACATCCACAGCCAGCCGGGCTTTGCTTTCAGCCGCAACGGCCCGGTCAAGAGGACCGCTGTCACTCACATACTGGTTTGCAG GCCCAAGAGGACCAAACCGAGTCTGTCAGAGTTCCTGGAGTCTGAGGACGGAGAGTTGGAGCAGCAGAGGACCTACGTCAGCGGACACAACCGCCTCTACTTCCACAGTGACAGCTGCATGCCCCTGCGGCCCCAGGAGATGGATGTGGACAGCGAGGATGAGAGAGATCCAGAGTGGCTCAGAGAGAAGACTGCCACA CAACTGGATGAGTTCACAGATGTCAacgagggagagaaggaggtgatGAAGCTGTGGAACCTGCACGTCATGAAGCATGG TTTCATAGCAGACAACCAGATGAATCAGGCCATCATGCTTTTCGTGGAGAACCGTGGTGCTCACATCATCCGCCGTAACCTCTGCCGCAACTTCCTCCTGCATCTAGTCAGCATGCACGATTTCAACCTGGTGAGCACAGCCACCATCGACCGTGCCATGGCCCGTCTGCGGCAGATCCAAGAAGAGCTGCCGGACAccgaggaggagcagcaggaccaGACTCTGATATCAGCAGGAGCCTGCAACGGCAACGCCGTCACCTCCAGTGGGGGAAAGCAGGGCAAGAGGACAAAAAGCGCGCTAACGGACTGA
- the utp6 gene encoding U3 small nucleolar RNA-associated protein 6 homolog — protein MAEIVQHRIEERIPELEQLERVGLFTKKEVKSMIKRATALEYKLHRLIINKEDFIAYIQYEINVLELIKKRRAHIHYQFKREEIEFPIIHRINSIFRRATNKWKDDVQLWLSHVAFCKKWATKGQISKVFSAMLSIHPDKPALWILAAKSELEDRNSSESARHLFLRALRFHPNNKKVYQEYFRMELLHCEKLRKQKQELEKAEIDLGEYEFSPEILSGKLAEVVYRDATGKIKEAEFVISLLNIAVIFDFTKELQDSILQDLQTNYTEDSLTWDFMAKRELEAPGAGEELHSAKGRASDINRREQRCCQVYEEGVKSLNTEPMWTCYVAFCLERVKRKTNVQELKEKRQERLLGVLQRAHDSSLLKEDYYKNWLQILLSSGDAEGLTSVAMAATQRYSQSVSVWSLSLQTLMQLGSGDMGRLFQDALTHVNPKESLPLWRLQIQWSAANQSPEETEAVFKRGLLSAVAAVAMEIKESYLDWSYSTGGYKKARKTFTSLQDNRPLSKGFFTRMIQIEKEQETPKMNNLRDCYERVLQEFGTADEDLWLRYIQEELGPHGQPQNCGKIHWRAMKFLEGESVERFTSKYTLLQTGHLGVDM, from the exons ATGGCGGAAATCGTTCAGCACCGGATTGAGGAGAGGATCCCTgagctggagcagctggagagagTGGGACTGTTCACCAAGAAAGAAGTCAA ATCCATGATCAAGAGAGCAACGGCCCTTGAATACAAGCTCCACAGGTTGATCATAAACAAAGAGGACTTCATTGCATACATTCAG TATGAAATCAACGTTTTAGAGCTGATCAAGAAGAGAAGAGCG CACATACACTACCAGTTCAAAAGGGAAGAGATTGAGTTCCCCATCATCCACAGAATAAATAGTATCTTCAGAAGAGCAACAAATAAGTGGAAG GATGATGTGCAGCTTTGGCTCTCACATGTTGCGTTCTGTAAGAAATGG GCCACCAAAGGCCAGATCAGCAAGGTGTTCTCAGCCATGCTTTCTATCCACCCCGACAAACCAG CCCTGTGGATTCTGGCTGCCAAGAGTGAGCTGGAAGATAGAAATTCCTCTGAAAGTGCCAGGCACCTGTTTCTGAGGGCTCTGCGCTTCCACCCAAACAACAAGAAGGTCTACCAGGAG TACTTCCGTATGGAGCTGCTGCATTGTGAGAAACTGAGGAAGCAGAAGCAAGAGCTGGAAAAGGCTGAGATTGATCTG GGTGAATACGAGTTCTCTCCAGAGATCCTGAGCGGTAAACTGGCTGAGGTTGTGTACAGAGATGCGACAGGGAAAATCAAAG aGGCAGAGTTTGTCATCTCACTTCTAAACATCGCTGTAATCTTTGACTTCACCAAAGAACTCCAGGACTCCATCCTGCAAGA CTTACAGACTAACTACACAGAGGACAGCTTGACGTGGGACTTCATGGCCAAGAGGGAGCTGGAGGCTCCTGGGGCAGGGGAGGAGCTGCACAGTGCCAAAGGCCGGGCCTCAGATATCAACCGAAGAGAGCAGCGCTGCTGCCAGGTCTATGAGGAGGGAGTCAAGAGCCTCAACACTG AGCCCATGTGGACTTGCTATGTGGCCTTTTGCTTGGAAagggtgaaaagaaaaaccaacGTCCAAGAGCTAAAGGAAAAG aggcaggagaggctGCTGGGTGTGCTGCAGCGCGCCCACGACTCCTCCCTGCTAAAGGAGGATTATTATAAGAACTGG CTGCAGATTCTGCTCTCATCTGGAGATGCCGAGGGACTGACCAGCGTTGCCATGGCAGCCACACAGCGCTACAGCCAGTCGGTGTCAGTGTGGAGCCTGAGTCTGCAGACGCTAATGCAGCTGGGGAGCGGAGACATGGGCAGGCTATTCCAGGATGCTCTCACACACGTTAATcccaag GAGAGCCTACCTCTGTGGCGGCTGCAGATCCAGTGGAGCGCAGCCAACCAGAGTCCTGAGGAAACAGAGGCCGTCTTCAAG AGAGgtctgctgtctgcagtagCGGCTGTTGCTATGGAGATAAAAGAGAGCTACCTTGATTGGTCCTACTCTACTGGAGGCTACAAGAAAGCTAGGAAGACCTTTACAAG TTTACAGGATAACCGTCCCTTGTCCAAAGGCTTTTTCACCAGAATGATTCAGATCGAGAAGGAACAG GAGACTCCAAAGATGAACAATCTGAGAGACTGCTACGAGAGGGTCCTGCAAGAGTTCGGCACAGCAGATGAAG aTCTGTGGCTGCGGTACATCCAGGAGGAGCTGGGACCCCACGGACAGCCACAGAACTGCGGCAAGATCCACTGGAGAGCCATGAAGTTTCTGGAGGGGGAGAGTGTGGAGAGATTCACTTCCAAATACACTTTACTTCAGACTGGACACCTAGGAGTAGATATGTAA